The following proteins are encoded in a genomic region of Sylvia atricapilla isolate bSylAtr1 chromosome 14, bSylAtr1.pri, whole genome shotgun sequence:
- the RNF145 gene encoding RING finger protein 145, with amino-acid sequence MAAKEKLEAVLNVALRVPSIMLLDVLYRWDVSSFFQQIQRSSLHNNPLFQYKYLALNMHYVGYILSVVLLTLPRQHLVQLYLYFLTALLLYAGHQISRDYVRSELESGYEGPMYLEPLSMNRFMTALVGQLVVCTLCSCVMKTKQIWLFSAHMLPLLARLCLVPLETIVIINKFAMIFTGLEVLYFLASNLLVPYNLAKSAYRELVQVVEVYGLLALGMSLWNQLVVPVLFMVFWLVLFALQIYSYFSTRDQPASRERLLFLFLTSIAECCSTPYSLLGLVFTVSFVALGVLTLCKFYLQGYRAFMNDPAMNRGMTEGVTLLILAVQTGLIELQVVHRAFLLSIILFIVVASILQSMLEIADPIVLALGASRDKSLWKHFRAVSLCLFLLVFPAYMAYMICQFFHMDFWLLIIISSSILTSLQVLGTLFIYVLFMVEEFRKEPVENMDDVIYYVNGTYRLLEFLVALCVVAYGVSETIFGEWTVMGSVIIFIHSYYNVWLRAQLGWKSFLLRRDAVNKIKSLPVATKEQLEQHNDICAICYQDMKTAVITPCSHFFHAGCLKKWLYVQETCPLCHCQLKSPSQLPGLGPEPVQQPNPSAEQNTRPGDAAEPGAACDHRPSVKDNPNRGHDGHRSPQASAHAGGSHSMDSDTSLFEASQGAACAAELFAVSEGCPARDLRVCVQL; translated from the exons GTTACATCTTAAGTGTTGTGCTCCTAACTTTACCAAGGCAACACCTTGTTCAGCTTTACCTGTACTTTTTGACTGCACTGCTGCTTTATGCTGGGCACCAAATTTCCAG GGATTATGTGAGGAGTGAACTGGAATCAGGCTATGAAGGACCAATGTACTTGGAGCCTCTGTCTATGAACCGTTTCATGACTGCTTTAGTAG GGCAGCTGGTGGTGTGCACGCTCTGCTCCTGCGTCATGAAGACCAAGCAGATCTGGCTCTTCTCCGCGCACATGCTCCCTCTGCTGGCCCGGCTCTGCCTCGTCCCGCTCGAGACCATCGTCATCATCAACAAATTCGCCATGATCTTCACCGGCTTGGAGGTTCTCTACTTCCTGGCATCAAATCTTCTGGTGCCCTACAACCTGGCCAAGTCCGCCTACAGAGAGCTTGTGCAG GTGGTGGAGGTGTATGggctcctggcactgggaatgtCTCTGTGGAACCAGCTGGTGGTCCCAGTGCTTTTCATGGTGTTTTGGCTCGTCTTATTTGCTCTTCAGATCTATTCCTATTTCAGTACACGGGACCAGCCTGCCTCCAGAGAGaggctcctcttcctcttcttgaCCAG TATTGCCGAATGCTGTAGCACTCCATACTCACTGCTGGGATTGGTCTTCACAGTCTCTTTTGTTGCTTTGGGAGTTCTGACTCTCTGCAAGTTTTACTTGCAGGGTTACCGAGCGTTCATGAACGATCCTGCTATGAACAG GGGGATGACTGAAGGAGTCACACTCCTGATCCTGGCTGTGCAGACAGGTTTGATTGAGCTCCAAGTTGTGCATCGGGCGTTCCTGCTCAGTATTATTCTCTTCATTGTGGTGGCATCCATCCTTCAGTCCATGCTGGAAATTGCTGATCCCATTGTCTTGGCATTGGGAGCCTCAAGGGACAA GAGTCTGTGGAAGCACTTCCGAGCAGTCAGCCTCTGTCTGTTCTTACTCGTGTTCCCCGCGTACATGGCCTACATGATTTGTCAGTTTTTCCACATGGATTTCTGGCTGTTGATCATTATCTCCAGCAGTATTCTAACCTCTCTTCAG GTGCTTGGGACACTCTTCATTTATGTTCTGTTCATGGTGGAGGAGTTCAGGAAAGAACCAGTGGAGAACATGGACGATGTGATCTATTACGTGAACGGTACCTACCGGCTGCTGGAGTTCCTGGTGGCTCTGTGTGTGGTGGCCTATGGGGTCTCAGAAACCATCTTTGGGGAGTGGACTGTCATGGGCTCCGTCATCATCTTCATCCACTCCTACTACAACGTGTGGCTGCGggcccagctgggctggaagagTTTCCTCCTTCGCAGAGACGCTGTGAACAAGATAAAATCTCTGCCCGTGGCCAcgaaggagcagctggagcagcacaatGACATCTGTGCCATCTGCTACCAG GATATGAAAACTGCTGTAATCACACCATGTAGCCATTTTTTTCATGCGGGTTGTCTTAAGAAATGGCTGTACGTGCAAGaaacctgccctctgtgccaCTGCCAACTGAAGAGCCCTTCACAGCTCCCAGGACTGGGACCAGAGCCAGTGCAGCAGCCAAATCCTAGTGCAGAGCAGAACACCAGGCCTGGAGATGCAGCTGagcctggtgctgcctgtgACCACAGGCCAAGTGTGAAGGACAACCCGAACAGGGGCCACGATGGACACCGCAGCCCCCAGGCCTCTGCCCACGCAGGGGGATCTCACAGCATGGACAGTGACACGAGCCTCTTTGAGGCCAGCcagggagcagcctgtgctgcagaactCTTTGCAGTGTCAGAAGGGTGCCCTGCTCGAGATCTGAGGGTTTGTGTCCAGCTCTGA